One genomic window of Cricetulus griseus strain 17A/GY chromosome 3, alternate assembly CriGri-PICRH-1.0, whole genome shotgun sequence includes the following:
- the LOC100769732 gene encoding pyrethroid hydrolase Ces2e isoform X2, with protein sequence MSLDRFPGWLNVVACGLLLLLLHVQGRDSSKINVIRNTHTGKVRGSLVHVKDTKVGAHNFLGIPFAKPPVGPLRFAPPEPPESWSGVRDGTSQPAMCLQNDDIMNLEGLKRIKMIMPPISMSEDCLYLNIYTPAHAHEGSNLPMVANLSRCATWNSQSLVHCLRGKSEAEILAINKAFRIIPAVVDGEFLPRHPQELLASADFHSVPSIIGVNNDEYGWILPLIFSSSQTLKKITRRTLKAILKSTTVELLMLPPECSDLLMEEYMGDTKDPQTLQIQFTEMMGDFMFVVPALQVAHFQRSHAPVYFYEFQHRPNFLKDLKPHHVKADHGDEVFLIFGSFFWGVKINLTVKEKLLSRRMMKYWANFARHGNPNSEGLPYWPVSDQNEEYLQLDIQSSVGHALKARRQQFWTKTLPQKIQELKGAHGKNKNV encoded by the exons ATGTCACTAGACAGATTTCCTGGCTGGCTGAATGTTGTGGCCTGTGggctcctgcttctcctcctccatgtTCAGG GTCGGGACTCATCAAAGATCAACGTcatcagaaatacacacacaggtaaaGTCAGAGGCAGCCTTGTCCATGTGAAGGACACCAAAGTTGGTGCCCACAACTTCTTGGGAATTCCCTTTGCCAAGCCACCTGTAGGACCACTGCGCTTTGCACCTCCTGAACCCCCTGAATCATGGAGTGGTGTGAGAGATGGGACCTCGCAACCAGCCAT GTGTCTACAAAATGATGATATAATGAATTTGGAGGGTCTGAAGAGGATTAAGATGATCATGCCTCCCATCTCTATGTCTGAGGACTGCCTGTATCTCAACATCTACACACCAGCTCATGCCCATGAAGGCTCTAACCTGCCT ATGGTGGCAAATCTATCTAGATGTGCAACTTGGAACTCACAGTCCCTGGTGCACTGCCTTCGAGGCAAGAGTGAAGCAGAGATTCTGGCAATTAACAAG GCCTTCAGGATCATTCCTGCTGTGGTGGATGGGGAGTTCCTACCCAGGCATCCACAGGAGCTGTTGGCCTCTGCTGATTTTCATTCTGTCCCCAGTATCATTGGTGTCAACAATGATGAGTATGGCTGGATTCTCCCACTG ATCTTCAGCTCTTCTcagacattaaagaaaataaccaGAAGGACCCTGAAGGCTATTCTTAAGAGCACAACAGTGGAACTGTTG ATGCTGCCTCCAGAGTGTAGTGACCTGTTAATGGAAGAATACATGGGGGACACTAAGGACCCACAGACCCTCCAAATACAGTTCACAGAGATGATGGGAGACTTCATGTTTGTGGTCCCTGCACTCCAAGTAGCACATTTTCAGC GTTCCCATGCTCCTGTCTACTTCTATGAGTTTCAGCATCGGCCCAACTTTCTCAAGGATTTAAAGCCACACCATGTAAAGGCTGATCATGGTGATGAGGTTTTCCTTATCTTTGGATCCTTCTTCTGGGGTGTCAAAA TTAACCTCACTGTAAAAGAGAAGCTGCTGAGCAGGAGAATGATGAAGTATTGGGCCAACTTTGCACGACATGG GAACCCCAACAGTGAAGGTCTACCCTACTGGCCAGTATCAGACCAAAATGAAGAGTACCTTCAGCTGGACATCCAGTCTTCTGTGGGTCAtgccctgaaggccagaagacaacagTTCTGGACCAAGACTCTGCCCCAGAAGATTCAGGAGCTAAAAGGGGCTCATGGCAAAAACAAGAATGTGTAA
- the LOC100769732 gene encoding pyrethroid hydrolase Ces2e isoform X3: MSLDRFPGWLNVVACGLLLLLLHVQGRDSSKINVIRNTHTGKVRGSLVHVKDTKVGAHNFLGIPFAKPPVGPLRFAPPEPPESWSGVRDGTSQPAMCLQNDDIMNLEGLKRIKMIMPPISMSEDCLYLNIYTPAHAHEGSNLPVMVWIHGGALIIGMASWYDGSMLAAIEDVVVVNIQYRLGVLGFFSTGDQHARGNWGFLDQVAALRWVQQNIAHFGGNPDQVTIFGESAGGISVSLHVVSPMSQGLFHGAIMQSGVALLPHLISNTSEMVFMMVANLSRCATWNSQSLVHCLRGKSEAEILAINKAFRIIPAVVDGEFLPRHPQELLASADFHSVPSIIGVNNDEYGWILPLVSSSQTLKKITRRTLKAILKSTTVELLMLPPECSDLLMEEYMGDTKDPQTLQIQFTEMMGDFMFVVPALQVAHFQRSHAPVYFYEFQHRPNFLKDLKPHHVKADHGDEVFLIFGSFFWGVKINLTVKEKLLSRRMMKYWANFARHGNPNSEGLPYWPVSDQNEEYLQLDIQSSVGHALKARRQQFWTKTLPQKIQELKGAHGKNKNV; the protein is encoded by the exons ATGTCACTAGACAGATTTCCTGGCTGGCTGAATGTTGTGGCCTGTGggctcctgcttctcctcctccatgtTCAGG GTCGGGACTCATCAAAGATCAACGTcatcagaaatacacacacaggtaaaGTCAGAGGCAGCCTTGTCCATGTGAAGGACACCAAAGTTGGTGCCCACAACTTCTTGGGAATTCCCTTTGCCAAGCCACCTGTAGGACCACTGCGCTTTGCACCTCCTGAACCCCCTGAATCATGGAGTGGTGTGAGAGATGGGACCTCGCAACCAGCCAT GTGTCTACAAAATGATGATATAATGAATTTGGAGGGTCTGAAGAGGATTAAGATGATCATGCCTCCCATCTCTATGTCTGAGGACTGCCTGTATCTCAACATCTACACACCAGCTCATGCCCATGAAGGCTCTAACCTGCCT GTGATGGTATGGATCCATGGTGGTGCACTGATTATAGGCATGGCTTCCTGGTATGATGGATCCATGCTGGCAGCCATTGAGGATGTGGTGGTGGTCAATATACAGTACCGTCTGGGTGTCCTGGGCTTTTTCAG CACTGGAGACCAGCATGCCAGAGGCAACTGGGGCTTCTTAGACCAAGTGGCTGCCCTACGCTGGGTCCAGCAGAATATCGCCCACTTTGGAGGCAACCCTGACCAGGTCACCATTTTTGGCGAGTCTGCAGGTGGCATAAGTGTGTCTTTACATGTTGTGTCCCCCATGTCCCAAGGACTCTTTCATGGAGCCATCATGCAGAGTGGGGTGGCCCTACTGCCTCACCTTATCTCTAACACATCTGAGATGGTCTTCATG ATGGTGGCAAATCTATCTAGATGTGCAACTTGGAACTCACAGTCCCTGGTGCACTGCCTTCGAGGCAAGAGTGAAGCAGAGATTCTGGCAATTAACAAG GCCTTCAGGATCATTCCTGCTGTGGTGGATGGGGAGTTCCTACCCAGGCATCCACAGGAGCTGTTGGCCTCTGCTGATTTTCATTCTGTCCCCAGTATCATTGGTGTCAACAATGATGAGTATGGCTGGATTCTCCCACTGGTAAG CTCTTCTcagacattaaagaaaataaccaGAAGGACCCTGAAGGCTATTCTTAAGAGCACAACAGTGGAACTGTTG ATGCTGCCTCCAGAGTGTAGTGACCTGTTAATGGAAGAATACATGGGGGACACTAAGGACCCACAGACCCTCCAAATACAGTTCACAGAGATGATGGGAGACTTCATGTTTGTGGTCCCTGCACTCCAAGTAGCACATTTTCAGC GTTCCCATGCTCCTGTCTACTTCTATGAGTTTCAGCATCGGCCCAACTTTCTCAAGGATTTAAAGCCACACCATGTAAAGGCTGATCATGGTGATGAGGTTTTCCTTATCTTTGGATCCTTCTTCTGGGGTGTCAAAA TTAACCTCACTGTAAAAGAGAAGCTGCTGAGCAGGAGAATGATGAAGTATTGGGCCAACTTTGCACGACATGG GAACCCCAACAGTGAAGGTCTACCCTACTGGCCAGTATCAGACCAAAATGAAGAGTACCTTCAGCTGGACATCCAGTCTTCTGTGGGTCAtgccctgaaggccagaagacaacagTTCTGGACCAAGACTCTGCCCCAGAAGATTCAGGAGCTAAAAGGGGCTCATGGCAAAAACAAGAATGTGTAA
- the LOC100769732 gene encoding pyrethroid hydrolase Ces2e isoform X1 has protein sequence MSLDRFPGWLNVVACGLLLLLLHVQGRDSSKINVIRNTHTGKVRGSLVHVKDTKVGAHNFLGIPFAKPPVGPLRFAPPEPPESWSGVRDGTSQPAMCLQNDDIMNLEGLKRIKMIMPPISMSEDCLYLNIYTPAHAHEGSNLPVMVWIHGGALIIGMASWYDGSMLAAIEDVVVVNIQYRLGVLGFFSTGDQHARGNWGFLDQVAALRWVQQNIAHFGGNPDQVTIFGESAGGISVSLHVVSPMSQGLFHGAIMQSGVALLPHLISNTSEMVFMMVANLSRCATWNSQSLVHCLRGKSEAEILAINKAFRIIPAVVDGEFLPRHPQELLASADFHSVPSIIGVNNDEYGWILPLIFSSSQTLKKITRRTLKAILKSTTVELLMLPPECSDLLMEEYMGDTKDPQTLQIQFTEMMGDFMFVVPALQVAHFQRSHAPVYFYEFQHRPNFLKDLKPHHVKADHGDEVFLIFGSFFWGVKINLTVKEKLLSRRMMKYWANFARHGNPNSEGLPYWPVSDQNEEYLQLDIQSSVGHALKARRQQFWTKTLPQKIQELKGAHGKNKNV, from the exons ATGTCACTAGACAGATTTCCTGGCTGGCTGAATGTTGTGGCCTGTGggctcctgcttctcctcctccatgtTCAGG GTCGGGACTCATCAAAGATCAACGTcatcagaaatacacacacaggtaaaGTCAGAGGCAGCCTTGTCCATGTGAAGGACACCAAAGTTGGTGCCCACAACTTCTTGGGAATTCCCTTTGCCAAGCCACCTGTAGGACCACTGCGCTTTGCACCTCCTGAACCCCCTGAATCATGGAGTGGTGTGAGAGATGGGACCTCGCAACCAGCCAT GTGTCTACAAAATGATGATATAATGAATTTGGAGGGTCTGAAGAGGATTAAGATGATCATGCCTCCCATCTCTATGTCTGAGGACTGCCTGTATCTCAACATCTACACACCAGCTCATGCCCATGAAGGCTCTAACCTGCCT GTGATGGTATGGATCCATGGTGGTGCACTGATTATAGGCATGGCTTCCTGGTATGATGGATCCATGCTGGCAGCCATTGAGGATGTGGTGGTGGTCAATATACAGTACCGTCTGGGTGTCCTGGGCTTTTTCAG CACTGGAGACCAGCATGCCAGAGGCAACTGGGGCTTCTTAGACCAAGTGGCTGCCCTACGCTGGGTCCAGCAGAATATCGCCCACTTTGGAGGCAACCCTGACCAGGTCACCATTTTTGGCGAGTCTGCAGGTGGCATAAGTGTGTCTTTACATGTTGTGTCCCCCATGTCCCAAGGACTCTTTCATGGAGCCATCATGCAGAGTGGGGTGGCCCTACTGCCTCACCTTATCTCTAACACATCTGAGATGGTCTTCATG ATGGTGGCAAATCTATCTAGATGTGCAACTTGGAACTCACAGTCCCTGGTGCACTGCCTTCGAGGCAAGAGTGAAGCAGAGATTCTGGCAATTAACAAG GCCTTCAGGATCATTCCTGCTGTGGTGGATGGGGAGTTCCTACCCAGGCATCCACAGGAGCTGTTGGCCTCTGCTGATTTTCATTCTGTCCCCAGTATCATTGGTGTCAACAATGATGAGTATGGCTGGATTCTCCCACTG ATCTTCAGCTCTTCTcagacattaaagaaaataaccaGAAGGACCCTGAAGGCTATTCTTAAGAGCACAACAGTGGAACTGTTG ATGCTGCCTCCAGAGTGTAGTGACCTGTTAATGGAAGAATACATGGGGGACACTAAGGACCCACAGACCCTCCAAATACAGTTCACAGAGATGATGGGAGACTTCATGTTTGTGGTCCCTGCACTCCAAGTAGCACATTTTCAGC GTTCCCATGCTCCTGTCTACTTCTATGAGTTTCAGCATCGGCCCAACTTTCTCAAGGATTTAAAGCCACACCATGTAAAGGCTGATCATGGTGATGAGGTTTTCCTTATCTTTGGATCCTTCTTCTGGGGTGTCAAAA TTAACCTCACTGTAAAAGAGAAGCTGCTGAGCAGGAGAATGATGAAGTATTGGGCCAACTTTGCACGACATGG GAACCCCAACAGTGAAGGTCTACCCTACTGGCCAGTATCAGACCAAAATGAAGAGTACCTTCAGCTGGACATCCAGTCTTCTGTGGGTCAtgccctgaaggccagaagacaacagTTCTGGACCAAGACTCTGCCCCAGAAGATTCAGGAGCTAAAAGGGGCTCATGGCAAAAACAAGAATGTGTAA
- the LOC100769250 gene encoding acylcarnitine hydrolase — MPLNQLHSWLNAMLVGLLLLLLHVQGQDSSEASPIRNTHTGQVRGSLIQLSDTKVGVHSFLGIPFAKPPVGPLRFAPPEAPEPWSGVRDGTSYPAICLQNVDMMNSESLKNLKMTPPPIPMSEDCLHLNIYAPAHAHEGSNLPVMVWIHGGGLVIGMASMYDGSMLAAMEDVVVVTIQYRLGILGFFSTGDQHARGNWGFLDQVAALRWVQQNIAHFGGNPDQVTIFGESAGGISVSSHVVSPMSKGLFHGAIMESGVALLPGLISSSSEMVYTMVANLSGCETMDSEALVHCLRGKSEADVLAINKVFEAISGVVDGEFLPRHPLELLASVDFQPVPSIIGFNNDEYGWIIPTVVNSAQTIKEITRENLQAVLKNATAQMMLPPECSDLLMEEYMGDTEDPQTLQIQFTEMMGDFMFAIPALQVAHFQRFHAPVYFYEFHHQPSFVKNIRPPHVKADHGDEVPFVFGSLFWGVKLDLTKEEELLNKRMMKYWANFARHGNPNSEGLPYWPMLDHDEQYLQLNIQPAVGQALKARRLQFWTKTLPQKIQELKRSQNMHKEL, encoded by the exons ATGCCACTGAACCAACTTCATAGCTGGCTGAATGCTATGCTCGTTGgactcctgcttctcctcctccatgtGCAGG GTCAGGATTCATCAGAGGCCAGCCccatcaggaacacacacacaggccaggtCCGAGGCAGCCTCATCCAACTGAGTGACACCAAAGTTGGTGTCCACAGCTTCCTGGGAATTCCCTTTGCCAAGCCACCTGTCGGACCACTGCGCTTTGCACCTCCTGAAGCCCCTGAACCATGGAGTGGTGTGAGAGATGGGACCTCGTATCCAGCCAT TTGTCTGCAAAATGTTGATATGATGAATTCAGAGAGCCTAAAGAATCTAAAAATGACCCCGCCTCCCATTCCTATGTCTGAGGACTGCCTGCATCTCAACATCTACGCACCAGCTCATGCCCATGAGGGCTCTAACCTGCCT GTGATGGTGTGGATTCATGGTGGTGGACTAGTTATAGGAATGGCTTCCATGTATGATGGATCCATGCTGGCAGCCATGGAGGATGTGGTGGTAGTCACTATCCAGTACCGCCTGGGTATCCTGGGCTTCTTCAG CACTGGAGACCAGCATGCCAGAGGCAACTGGGGCTTCTTAGACCAAGTGGCTGCCCTACGCTGGGTCCAGCAGAATATCGCCCACTTTGGAGGCAACCCTGACCAGGTCACCATTTTTGGCGAGTCTGCAGGTGGTATAAGTGTGTCTTCACATGTTGTGTCCCCCATGTCTAAAGGACTCTTCCATGGTGCCATCATGGAGAGTGGAGTAGCCCTGCTGCCTGGTCTCATCTCCAGCTCCTCTGAgatggtttacaca ATGGTGGCCAACCTGTCTGGATGTGAGACCATGGACTCAGAGGCCCTGGTGCACTGTCTGAGAGGCAAGAGTGAAGCAGATGTTCTGGCCATTAACAAG GTCTTCGAGGCCATTTCTGGTGTGGTGGACGGAGAGTTCCTGCCCAGGCATCCCCTAGAGCTGTTGGCTTCTGTGGATTTTCAACCTGTCCCCAGCATCATAGGTTTCAACAATGATGAGTATGGTTGGATCATCCCTACG GTGGTAAACAGTGCCCAGACAATAAAGGAAATAACCAGAGAAAACCTGCAGGCTGTTCTGAAGAATGCAACAGCACAAATG ATGTTGCCTCCTGAGTGTAGTGACCTGCTAATGGAAGAATATATGGGGGACACTGAGGATCCCCAAACCCTCCAAATACAGTTCACAGAGATGATGGGAGACTTCATGTTTGCGATCCCAGCACTCCAAGTAGCACATTTTCAGC GCTTCCATGCCCCTGTCTACTTCTATGAGTTCCATCATCAGCCCTCCTTTGTAAAGAATATCAGGCCACCCCACGTGAAGGCTGACCATGGTGATGAGGTTCCTTTTGTCTTCGGGTCCTTATTCTGGGGTGTGAAAC TTGACCTCACCAAGGAGGAGGAGCTACTGAACAAGAGGATGATGAAGTACTGGGCCAACTTTGCAAGACATGG GAACCCCAACAGCGAGGGTCTACCCTACTGGCCCATGTTGGACCATGATGAGCAGTACCTGCAGCTGAACATCCAGCCTGCTGTGGGCCAAGCCTTGAAGGCCAGAAGGCTGCAGTTCTGGACCAAGACTCTGCCCCAGAAGATCCAGGAGCTAAAGAGGTCACAGAACATGCACAAAGAACTATAG